The Mucilaginibacter sp. PAMB04168 genome contains the following window.
ACTCTGTCGCCTTAAGTTCCATTACCGACAAACGACCTTGCCTAACCAGCGAAATATCTTTTAACTGATCATCAGCCTTGATCTGCTCGAGCGTAACAGGGTTCTTCAAAGATTCAACCGGCGACAAATCTACCACTACCCAGTTAGTATCATCCGTAGTTGGATCCTGATAAGCTTCTTTAACCACCTTGGCAATCCCTACCACCGCCTTACCCTCATTACTATGGTAAAACAGTACTAAATCGCCTTCCTGCATTGCTTTCAGGTTATTACGCGCCTGGTAATTGCGTACCCCATCCCAAAAGGTCCGCCCATCCTGGTTAAACTTTTCCCAACTGTATTTGAAAGGTTCTGATTTGACTAAAAAATATCGCATAAATCCCTGATTCTGATAATGTTTAAGCAGTTTTGCTTTGTCGTTAGAAGGCCTGACGACGACAGTAGCTACAAAATAAGGCAAAAAAATGCAACAATTAAAAAGGTCGCTACTAATTCATGGCATAGGAAGACTATGAGTTTTTTCTAGCCGGCCTAACTATTGTGAAGGCATAGACAAGCTGTTTATTTACTTCCACTACATATTAAGTGGCGAACAGAATCAGGACGACATTTACAGGCTTGCAAGGTGTAAAACTGTTTGAAATAATAAGGACCTATCTTGTTGCATGATCCTAACGTATATACAATGGTTGTAGGTTAGCTCTGTTCTTCACCCCTCTTAAGGGATAGCCTTTTTTAAGTATTAAATAATCATAACAAGCATGTGATTTCCGCCTTTAAGGTTTGCAAAAGCATTACCGAAAAAACATCGCATACTAATTTGTCCGATTTTAATGATTATCTGCAAACCAGAGCATTAAACATTTGTATTTAAGAATATGGTATCTGACAAAGATTCTCCCTCTCAACTTTATGCTATCAGCAGGTCTCAAATAGAGCATGATGACATTTCCATAGGCATGAGGCTGATCTGGCTTAATAACTGCCTGGCATTTATGTTTGGTGTATATGCTGCAGTTACCCTATTTTCATCACCAACTACCTACTGGCATGCCAAGGCACAAATGTTAAGTATTGTGCTCCCGTATGTTGGCGTATTGGTAAGCCTCTTTACCTTGTTAGATATCGTAAAGGCTATAAGGCGGATGAGCAATATTAGAAAAGATTACGAACTACATAAGAATGCCGAACTTAGCGGCATACCCATGCTGGATGGAACTTATTTCGACCGCCTGTTTCAGCGGCTCTCCCCGGTAGCACAAGCCCTGTTTTTTTTGCTGATCTGGCTCTACCTTCTGCTTTATGACAAGCAGGTGTTTTAATGCATATTGCATCATTAACACTTACGTCAGCTTGCTTTTGGTTGGCTATGCTTGTAAATTAAACATTTATTGATTGCTCACTTAATGGTTATGGACGAACGCTTTTTGTTAGAAGTGATTTATAACGGAGAAGTATTAAAGTATGATGCTGAATTTCGCAATTACGGCTATGTCCAAAAGGTAGCGGTAGATTTGGATGGCTTAATAGTATTTTTTGAGCCCGATGAAGAAGGAAGTTACAGAGCATTAATCAACCCAGAACAATTATCTGACAAAAATAACAAGCTGGAAATTGGTTTACTTCAGGCTATTGCTTTAAGATTACAGGCGCTTCAAGCGTGAACTAAGATGTTGTTTTGAAGGAAACCACCAGTACATTAATTTTTTTCATTAAATGTGGCCGGCAAGTATTTGATTAAGCAAAAGGTATCTTCATATAAAAAGTTGAGCCTTTTTTTACCTCGCTTTTAACGGTTAAGTGCCCGCCCAGCGCCTCTATGTGGCTTTTTACTAAAAACAAGCCCAGGCCTTTCCCTTCAACCTTAAAATCAAATCGTTTGTAGGGCTTAAATAATTCATGGCCGTGCTTATTCAAGTCAATACCTTTACCGTTATCGGCAACATAAATTACGGTATGCTCATCCGTAAGGTAATAATCTATTTTAATGTAAGGCGTTTGGTGTGATTTATACTTAATAGCGTTACTGATTAGGTTATAAAAAATGCTGTGAAGGTAAGCGCGGTTGGTGCGCATTACCACTGGTTTAACCGGTATTTTCACATCTGCATCAGTCATTAAAATTTGGGGCTGTAAATCTATCAATACCTGTTGCAGGGTATCCTGTAAGTTTACGGGTTCTTTCAACAGCTCTTTGCTTGCATTATTTACGGTAAGTATATAACTTAGGTCTTTAATTACGGTGTCAAGATTGCTGGCCGATTTAGATAATTCCTTGAGCGTCTGATTTAACGTTTCGCTGTCGTCTTTAAATAACTCCATCAAATTAATTAGTCCAACGATATTGGCTACAGGCGAACGAAGGTTATGCGATACAATGTATGCGAACTGGTGCAGTTCCTTATTTTGCCGATACAAATCATCGGCCAGTAAACGGAGCTCCATTTCTGTTTTGCGTTTTTCAGTGATGTCAGAATGTATAGTAATACACATTTCCATCTCACCTTCCTCATTCAAAACGGGCGCAAGTCTAAGCAAGTTCCAATAACTGGTTCCATCTTTTTTATAACAGAGCACTTCGCCTTCCAATGGCAGGCCGTTCGCCATTTTTTGCCGGGCTACTTTAGCTACCTCTGTGTCGGTTTCGTCCATTTTAAGCAATTCTCCCAAACCCTTGCCTATGGCATCCATGCGGGTGTAACCGCTCATTTGCGTAAACCCATCATTAATAAGCTCTATCTCAAAATTCTTGTCCAACACCGCCACCCCATTGGTAGCTTTATCGGCCACAAGTGATAGTTTTTTAAGATTTTGCTGCAGCGCTATTCGTTCGGCAATATTTTTTACTACTAAATAAGTTTCGATAGTTTTGCCATGATAAATAACAGGTATCATGGTTAAGTTTACATCCAGTGGTTGTTGTTGGGCTGTCAAAATCTGAATATCAAACGTTGACCCTTTACCGAACTTGGTTGTATTAACGTATTCTCGTAACACCCGCTGACGGTATTTGGTAAGCACAAAATTCACAAACGCGGTTTGTTGCAATACAGCCAGGTTGTAACCTGCATCGGCGTAAAGCTGCGGGTTAATATTTGTAACCTCGCCATCGTTATTTAACCTTAACACACCAAATGGATGCCCTTCGAAAAAGGAAGCATGTGTTTGTTTAACTTCATCCATTTCCTGCTGCGCCTGCTTGGTCACATCACTCAGGCTAATCATTATGGTGTGGCTGTTGTTGCCTTGTTGCGGCAGGCAAGTAAGTACCATGCCGGCCCATTTAACTGCATCTTTGCAAAAAAAAGCTATACGCGGCAGGTTAAGGCTATCCTGAAAATAAGGCTCACTCAAAAAGTTGTTAACTAACTGCGCGTAGGTAGGTAGTAAGTAATTTTGTATGGGCTTTTGCTGTAATTCAGAAAGATGATAACCTGACCAGGCCTGAAATGAATTATTAAAAAAGGCTATTCGCCCTTCTGCATCCAGCAGCAAATGAAAATTCATGTATGTAACGTTGGGATGATGCCATCCGAAAGTACAACTAAAAACTCTAAAGCGTAAATTAAAGAGGTGATATTATTATAACTGTTATTTAAGTTAAAAGGAACTTTACTCAAAATTAAAATATGCCGCAAAACATTCATTTCTTTAGACAGTTTAAACAAAAAGCTCAATAACTATAATATGAAAAACGGATTATTTGAATACGGAGACGAGGTGGTAATTACGGCTACCGATGAAAAAGGCACTGTAAATATAAACCAGTTAAAAGATGGTGACCCTGTTGAGGTAGCATTGGCATCGGGAGAGGTAAAGCAGTTTAACGAAGATGAACTGGACTTTGATGAAGATTACCAACCAGACAATACAGGCGAATAACGTATAAAACCAAGAGTTAAGAAACTAAAACCATGTTATTATTCCTTAGCTCTTGGTTCTCTTTAATGCAGTACCTTAAATACTAATTCTTTTAAGAGCTCGCCGTGCGATGCAGAAGAGTTTAGGCCTTTGCTTTTAAGATCATACTCGCGTAGCCAGCCTATAATTTGGGTAGAACGATAATAGTCGAAGCTGCGGGCTGCCATTTCATAATCCTTGATAAAATATGGGTTTACGCCCAACTCGCGTGCAACGTTTTGTGGTGTTTTATCTTTCACGTAATGGTACAGTAGTACCTTACTGAAAAAATTATTAAGATTACCTAGTATAAGCACAATAGGGTTTGCCTTGGGGTTAGCTTCAAAATAATTTATAATCTGATTGGCTTTTAGCACATCTCTTTTAATAAGCGCCGATTGCAGCTCAAATACATTGTATTCCTTGCTTATACCAATATTATCCTGAACATCCTTTAATCCAATCTCCTGCCCTGCCGCAATGTTGAGCATTAGCTTATCCAGCTCGTTAGCTATCTTAGAAAGATCATTACCCAAATACTCACAAAGCATGGCAGCCGCCTGGGCGCTAATTCGATACTTTTTTTCGGTGGCATAGCTCTCAATCCAGGCCGGTATCTTATTATCATACAAAGATGCCGACTCAAATACCAAACCGTTCTTCTCAATGGCTTTGTAAGCCTTTTTGCGCTTGTCAAACTTTCCGTACTTGTAACAAAATACCAGTACAGTACTGTTAAGTGGATTTTCGAAGTAGCTCAGCACTGGGTTTATGCCTTTCTTATCGGCATCTTCCTTGCCCCACTTCATATCTTGTGCTTCTTTTATAAGGATAACCTGGTATTCAGCCATCATTGGGTAACGCTTAGCTGCGTTAAGCACCGTCATTATATCGGTATCCTTTCCGTACAAAACGGTTTGATTAAAGCCTTTTTCCGCATCAGACAGCACATTGTCTTCTATATAATTGCCAATCAAATCAATAAAGTACGGCTCCTCTCCGTGCAGCAGGTAAAGCGGCTTAAAACGGCGGTTTTTTATATCTTTTATAATGTCGTTAGCGGTCATTGTATAAGGGCAAATTTACGAATACCGATTAGGATTTGGCAGATTTAATACGGAATTTAGCCGCATGGATTTGTTGCAGCCTTTGGCTTTGCCACCCTACCCTTTTAAGTTAACAGAGCAAAGCGGCCAACTCTATATATTTGACGATATACGTAAAAAGCAACTGGTTTTAACCCCCGAGGAATGGGTACGGCAACACTTTGTGCAGTACCTTATTCAGCAAAAAAGCTATCCCAAAACACTTATTAAGCTTGAGGGAGGGCTCAAAGTACATGGTATGGCCAAACGATCCGACATCGTTGTATTTAATCCGGCGGGAGAAAAAGTATTAATGGTTGAATGCAAAGCGCCGGGCGTGGTCATAGATCAAAAAGTATTTGACCAGGTTGCCCGTTATAACATAACTCACCGCATAAAGCTGCTGGCAGTTACCAATGGCTTGCAGCACTATTATTGTGCCATTAACTTTGACAAGAAAAACTACCGTTTTTTAGAAGAACTGCCCGCCTACGGGTTATTTTAGGCCGACGGTTGATTAAACATGGCCTTACGGTTCACTAACGTAATAATCTTCTGCTTTAACTCTTCAGGTTTAAAAGGTTTCGAAACATAATCGTTCATACCTGAACTAAACACTTTTTCGCGTATATCAGTTAACGCCGATGCCGTTAACGCAATGATAGGTATACTTGCCTTTTGCGAATCGGGCAGTTTACGTATCTCCATAGCAGCATCAAACCCGTTTAATACCGGCATCTGCAAATCCATCAGCACAATATCAAAGTTGCCATACTGCATCATTTCTATTGCACGCTCACCATTTTCGGCAAACGACGCCTTTACTTGCCACTTCGAGAAAAACTTCTTCATAAGCATGGTATTAACCATGTTATCCTCTGCTACCAGTATATTAAGGTGGTTTATTTGACTATCACTGTCATCACTGTTACTAACTTTTGTAGCAGGTTCTTCTAGTCTTTCTGTTGCTACAGGCAAATCAAGATTAAAAGCAAACTCCGATCCCTGCCCGGGCTTACTGTTGACTTCCATTTGCACACCCTTTAACTCCAGTAAACGTTTAACTATGGCTAAACCTAAACCGGTACCACCATATTTTCGCGTAGTGGTAATGGATTCTTGTGTAAAAGGTTCGAATATCGCCTTTAAGTTATCGCGCTCAATGCCAATCCCCGAATCCCTAACCGAGAACCGGATCAGGACCTGATTATGCCTGTCTTCTACACAATTTACCTTTACTTCAACAAAGCCCTGGCGGGTAAACTTAATGGCGTTGCTTACCAGGTTAAAAATAATCTGTGTAATACGGGTAGGATCACCAATTACAATGCGGTTACGCAGTGCATCATCTATCTTTAGCTTAAATATCAGCCCTTTTTCGTTTGCCTTGATGATCTGGCCGCCGCAAATATTGTGCATCAACTCCATAAGGTTGAACCGAATGTTTTCAAACACAACCTTCCCTGATTCGATCTTATTAAAGTCGAGCACATCGTTTACAATAGCCAGCAGGTTGTTGGCCGAAAATTTGAGTATTTCCAAATTTTCCAACTGATCGGGCCGTGGATTACCCATTAACAACAGATTGCTCATCCCAATTACCGCGTTTAATGGTGTGCGTATTTCATGAGACATGGTAGACAAAAACTCTGACTTGGCATGCGACGATTTCTCGGCCTTTTCGATAGCTGTTTCCAAATTCAGATTAAGGCGAGCCTGGTCTTCACTGGTACGTTTAAGTTGCCAGATATTCTTCAAAAATGCATTGTAGAAGTGATTGTGTATGAACACCATCAAAGTAAAATTCGCTATAACGCAAATGATAATGGTGGATTGCTCTAACACCTCAGGCTTCATGTCGATGATGTATATGTTATTATAGCTATAAACCATAAATAACAGAACAGGCAACAAATTGGCTAATGAGTATAACAAGCCCCAATTTTGCCCAAGCATATAAAAAGCAAATATTATAATGAGCAGTACTAATTGCACTGTTAAAATATCAACTTTTTGAAAAATCAAAAATGCGTCCGAAAGGTTAATAATTGTACCTATCACCAGCAGGATATGGGCAACGGCTTTCCAGTCAGCTTTCCACGTTAGGTATTTAAATAGCACGGCAGCTATAACCAATACGCTTGCGGCAATTACTACTAATGCGCTTTGACGCAAAAAAAGCACATTTATTAATACAGCACTTACAGATACAAAAACCAGAAACATACCATAATACAACAAGCGAATACGCGCTTGCGTAAGCATTGACTGCCCCGCAAACACAATATTCTTTATAGAGAGGTTAAAAAAACCTGCTTCGTTACTCATTTTTATTACAGTTTGTACTTATCAATTAGGGTTAATAATAAGTATTAGGTTGGGCAATAATTAAAGTTGTTTATTTGGTATTACCCCTGTGGTGCAATTAGTTTGCCAAAAAATTCAAATTATCTTCAATTATCTGCAGCTTGGCTTGTGCATCGGCCTTTTTCTTGCGCTCATTCTCTATAATTTCGGGCTTTGCGTTGTTAACGAATTTTTCGTTAGATAGTTTAGCATCAACAGATTTCAGGAAGCCGATTAAATACTCTTTTTCCTTTTGCAAGCGTACCCGCTCTTCCTCTGCATCTATATTATTGCTCAACGGTATAAAAAATTCGTCTGTTGATACCATAAAGTTTACAGCACCAGCTAATTTATCATCTGTGAAGCCGATGCTCGAAATATTACCCAGCTTAGTGATAATGGGCACAAAAACCTCATAATTTACCATTGAATTTTGCTTGATGAATAGTTCGAGGCTTTCTTTAGGAGACAGCTTTTTTGCGTTGCGGGTATTGCGTATTTCAGTAATTATCTGTTTTATATTTTCGCATCGCGTCAACAGTTGTGTATCTGTTTGCTCAACTACAGGCAATTGTGCAACAATACAGCAATCTCCAGCCGCACGGTTTCCAAATAGGTCGTCATGCCATAACTCCTCGGTAATAAAGGGCATAAACGGATGCAATAACTTCAATATATCTTCAAAGTAAGCTATTGTCACTCTAAAAGTCTCGGCATCAATGGGCTGCTGGTAAACCGGCTTAACCATTTCAAGGTACCAGGCACAAAAATCGTCCCATACGAGTTTATAAACGGCCATTATGGCTTCAGATAAACGGTACTGATCAAACAGGCCTTCAATTTCACCCAAGGCCTCGTTGAAACGGTTTTTAAACCAGCTTATCGCCGTCGTGTTAGGATTTTCTAACTCCTGACTTACCTCCCAGCCTTTTACCAACCTGAAGGCATTCCATATCTTATTGGCAAAATTACGGCCTTGCTCACAATAGCTTTCATCAAACATGAGGTCGTTACCTGCGGGCGAGCAAAGCAGCATACCCACGCGTACACCATCTGCACCGTATTTTCCGATCAAATCTATAGGATCGGGGGAATTACCAAGCGATTTTGACATTTTACGGCCCAGTTTATCGCGCACTATACCGGTTAAGTACACATTCTTAAACGGCGCTTTACCTTTAAACTCATGCCCCGCCATAATCATACGCGCCACCCAAAAGAACAGGATCTCAGGTGCAGTTACCAGATCGTTGGTTGGATAGTAATAATTAATATCTGCGTTGTCAGGGGCCTTAAATCCATCAAAAACAGAAATGGGCCACAACCATGATGAAAACCAGGTATCCACCACATCTTCATCCTGGCGCAAATCTGCTATAGTTAAGTGTGTGTTTTGTGTATCCAGCTTCTTAGCTTCTTCTAAAGCCTCAGCAGCCGTTTTAGCAACTACAAACTGCCCATTAGGAAGGTACCAGGCGGGTATTTGTTGTCCCCACCAGAGCTGCCGGCTAATGTTCCAGTCGCGCACGTTCTCCATCCAGTGCCGGTAGGTATTAATGAACTTATCGGGTATGAGTTTTACGTCACCATTTAATACATAATCCAGCGCTGGTTTGGCCATCTCGCCCATCTTGCAAAACCACTGCATAGATAGTTTAGGCTCAATTACAGCATCAGTACGCTCCGAGAAACCTACTTGCGATTTGTATTCTTCAACTTTCTCCAACGCGCCGGCCTCTTCCAACAGCACGGCTATCTTTTTGCGAGCTGCAAAACGATCTTCGCCTATAAGTATCTCGGCACTGTCATTCAACGTTCCGTCATCGTTTAAGATGTCTATCACCGGCAAATTGTGTTTTTGGCCCAGCTCATAGTCATTTAAATCGTGTGCAGGTGTCACTTTAAGACAGCCTGTACCAAAATCCATGGTTACATACTCGTCCAGTATTACTGGTATCTCGCGGTTAATTAGCGGCACTTTAACTTTCTGACCATGCAAATGTGTATACCGCCCATCTTCGGGATTTATACATACCGCCGAATCGGCCATTATCGTTTCGGGCCGGGTGGTGGCAATAGTGATATAGTTAGCAGGCCCCTCGGTTGTTTGTGCCGGATCAAGTTCATTGATAACTGATAGTTGCTCGCCCACAATTTCATAACGTATGTAGTAAAGTTTCTGATTTACTTCCTTACGGATCACCTCCTCGTCAGATACTGCGGTAAGTCCTCTCGGGTCCCAGTTAATCATACGTACCCCTCTGTAAATCCAGCCTTTTTTATAAAGATGAATAAAGGTATCAATAACTGCTTCAGATAAATCATCCTCCATAGTAAAGCGGGTGCGGTCCCAGTCGCATGATGCGCCCAGCTTTTTTAACTGATCCAAAATTATACCGCCGTATTTCTCTTTCCACTCCCATGCGTAGTTTAAGAACTCTTCGCGGCTGAGGTCAGTTTTAGCAATGCCGCGTTCTTTGAGCATAGCAACAACCTTAGCTTCGGTTGCTATACTTGCATGGTCGGTACCGGGTACCCAACAAGCATTTTTGCCTTTCATGCGGGCCCGGCGTATCAATACGTCCTGAATGGTATTGTTAAGCATGTGCCCCATATGCAGCACACCGGTAACGTTAGGTGGGGGAATAACTATAGTGTATGGTTCACGCTCATCGGGCACCGATTTAAAAAACTTATGTTCGAGCCAATAGCTGTACCATTTATCTTCAACTTCATTAAACTGATAGGTCTTTGAAATACTCATAGCCTGCAAAAATAATGTTTTGCAGCAAATAACTTAGCTAAGTACAGCAAACGATTACATATAAATATGAATGTTAATTTCGCAGCTATTCCTTTTAAAACTAGGGTGTTTACTCACAAGCCCCGGTGTAAGCTTACACGCCTGCGGTATTTACTTTAAGTAAGTAACTGCCCACTATTGGTAAGGTATAAAACTCATTTTTGGGCATAAAAAAAGCGCCATGTTTAATAATGGCGCTCTACTCACATTTAGCAGGGAGGTAGCTGGCTGGCCTTACTCCTGCATTTGGAATACGATTGGAATAGTATATTTTACACGCACAGGTTTACCGTTTTGCATGCCGGGTTTCCAAGCTGGTGCTAATTTAAGCACCCGCATGGCCTCGCGGTCAAGCTCAGATACTACACCTTTTATAACTTGCAGATCGGTTAAACGACCATCCTTCTCAATAATGAAGCTGATCACCACACGGCCTTGCACCTCGGTATCAGGGTAGCGTATATTCTTTTGCAAAAACCTGCTCCACGCAGCTGCACCACCATACGGCTCAGGCATAACGTCCAATCCATCAAGGGTTACTGGATCGTTTGTGGTGCCCTCTCCACTACCTCTTGGATCGGTGATGGGGCCGTTGCCCGGGCCAACCTGGGTTGTGGTATTTAAAACCGGCTGGTTATTCTTGCCCTCATTATTTACGTTCGAAATAACCCTCTCATCAATTGGAGTTGGTTCTGTAGTTACCGGATTATTTGTTACTACCGGTTCAACATATCGACGGCTGGCTACGTCTGTTTTCGGTGATGTTACTTCTGTTTTAAGCCCCTGAGCTTGAGGTTTTAGCTTGGCCTCAATTGGCTTTTCTACCTTAGGTGGTTCTACATACTTCGTAGGTTTAAAATCCCTATCTATTATTACTTCAGCCGGTTTTTTATGCCCAAAAACGATTGTTAGAGACACCGCGGCGACTGTAAACCCTAACACAGTTACGGCTAATGCCTTAAGCATATTTTCGCCGTAATGGGCTCTTAAATCATAAGCGCCATAATTTTTGTTCCGGCCAGCGAATACAAGGTCGAGCCACTCGGTCTTGTACAAATCAAATTTTGGGTTAAGCATAGTGATTGAAATTATATTTTAAATATAACATCAAACACCTCTTATTTATTTCACCGTATCTTATTATTGTAAAAATAATATTTACAGATACATGTTATAACAAACTTTCTATTTCAAACACGCTTTTACAAGAAAAAAGCTAATGAATTGTTTAATTCATTAGCTTTTTTAAACAGCCATACGTGCTGATTATCAGCACAAATATGGTTGGCAAAGAAATTATCTACCAATTCTGGGTATTAACTTTCTTTAAACCTGCGGGGTTACTTTTTGCCGGCTCGGGGTTATTAATATAATTTTGAATAAGCTTGTCCACTTTAGCACAATAAGCACCCAACTTATCTAAATAATTATTAAGCTGTTTATCGCTTATTTTTCCTTGCGCTTTTTCAAGGGGGGTAGTAATGCCCGTAGGTGCAAACACGCCAAAACGGTTGCGCTGATATGGCGTAAACATAAAATCGGTTATCATGAGCCGGTACTTGTTATCTTTAAAATCAACAGTCAACTTATAGGCAATTTGCCCATCTTCCTGCCCGGTTACTAAACCCTGTTTGTACACCAGCATACCGCCCTTAGCGGCCATGCCGCCGTTATCAACCACAGTGGCAGACTGCACGCCCGGCTCATTCTTTTTGAGATATGCTGCCAGCAACTCCGCGCTAACTGGTTTGCTTACCGGCTTTACTTGGAAATAAGTATACTGGTTTTGCTCGTTTAACGACAACAGCCCTTTTTGTGCATAGCTAAACTGGCCTATACATAAAGCTATAAATAATAACATTAACTGTTTCATCATAAAAAAGGGCTACCGGGATTAACATCGGCAGCCCTCAAATTTAATTTTTTGTTTTACTTAAAACGCGTACACAGCTGCGAATAAAAATTGGCCGGCTGATTTACTTGGTGCACCACTCTTTTTAAAGAAAGAAGCATCACTTTTGGCGTTATCTAAACGCACTTCAGGGATAAAAGTAAGCGGCCCGGCTTTCACATTAGCCGTTAAAGTAAATGCCTTTACGTTATCACCTGGGATAATATTGGAGTAAGCGGCACCTGTTTTGGCCTTATTTTTAAAAAACTCACCTCTTAAACCTAATGTTACGGCATCAGATACCGAGTATTGCGGATACAGTGCGGCACCGGAAAACCCTCCGCCATCTTCTGGCAATGATAGGGTTGCTGCATTTAAGCCCAATTTGAACTTGTTGGTTATTTGATAAGAGGTTGTTAAATCAACTTCAGTACCCGAAGCATAGCCGCTCAACAAATTCACATAGGCTGTCCAACCGGTAACCGGGCTTACCATTAGCTGTGCACCAAAAGTTGATACATCACGGCTTGATTGGTAACTGTTCCAGCTGTCATTAAATACGCCAGCCATCAGGCTTACCTTATCAGTAAAAGCATAAGTAAGCTTTACACCAGCATTTTGGAATGGACCGTTAGTAAATAAATAAGAAGTTGAGTAGTTGAAATTACCTACCGGCGATATCACCTCATAACCTACAAAAGTAGCCATGTACCCCGCAGTAACGTTCAATTTATCGGTCAGATCATAACCTACATACAAGTTTTGAATGTGGAAGCTTTGGCTACCTATTACATTGGTATTATTGTAAGGTACGCCATTATCATTAACAACAATACCGCCTGTTAAATCCTGATTGGGTATTGATTGCCCCTGACCACGCGGACCGAACGACAATTCGCCTACAAACAAGGCCTTTTTATACTTCTTTTTTACTCCTAAATCAACCATTCCTATGGAAATAGAATTGGATTCATTGGCAAAGCTGGTAGCAATGTTTGCATTTTTTTTACCGGCAAAATCATACTTGTAATAAGTATCAACCGAG
Protein-coding sequences here:
- a CDS encoding EVE domain-containing protein gives rise to the protein MRYFLVKSEPFKYSWEKFNQDGRTFWDGVRNYQARNNLKAMQEGDLVLFYHSNEGKAVVGIAKVVKEAYQDPTTDDTNWVVVDLSPVESLKNPVTLEQIKADDQLKDISLVRQGRLSVMELKATEFDRIIEMGS
- a CDS encoding PAS domain-containing protein, with the translated sequence MNFHLLLDAEGRIAFFNNSFQAWSGYHLSELQQKPIQNYLLPTYAQLVNNFLSEPYFQDSLNLPRIAFFCKDAVKWAGMVLTCLPQQGNNSHTIMISLSDVTKQAQQEMDEVKQTHASFFEGHPFGVLRLNNDGEVTNINPQLYADAGYNLAVLQQTAFVNFVLTKYRQRVLREYVNTTKFGKGSTFDIQILTAQQQPLDVNLTMIPVIYHGKTIETYLVVKNIAERIALQQNLKKLSLVADKATNGVAVLDKNFEIELINDGFTQMSGYTRMDAIGKGLGELLKMDETDTEVAKVARQKMANGLPLEGEVLCYKKDGTSYWNLLRLAPVLNEEGEMEMCITIHSDITEKRKTEMELRLLADDLYRQNKELHQFAYIVSHNLRSPVANIVGLINLMELFKDDSETLNQTLKELSKSASNLDTVIKDLSYILTVNNASKELLKEPVNLQDTLQQVLIDLQPQILMTDADVKIPVKPVVMRTNRAYLHSIFYNLISNAIKYKSHQTPYIKIDYYLTDEHTVIYVADNGKGIDLNKHGHELFKPYKRFDFKVEGKGLGLFLVKSHIEALGGHLTVKSEVKKGSTFYMKIPFA
- the holA gene encoding DNA polymerase III subunit delta, whose product is MTANDIIKDIKNRRFKPLYLLHGEEPYFIDLIGNYIEDNVLSDAEKGFNQTVLYGKDTDIMTVLNAAKRYPMMAEYQVILIKEAQDMKWGKEDADKKGINPVLSYFENPLNSTVLVFCYKYGKFDKRKKAYKAIEKNGLVFESASLYDNKIPAWIESYATEKKYRISAQAAAMLCEYLGNDLSKIANELDKLMLNIAAGQEIGLKDVQDNIGISKEYNVFELQSALIKRDVLKANQIINYFEANPKANPIVLILGNLNNFFSKVLLYHYVKDKTPQNVARELGVNPYFIKDYEMAARSFDYYRSTQIIGWLREYDLKSKGLNSSASHGELLKELVFKVLH
- a CDS encoding type I restriction enzyme HsdR N-terminal domain-containing protein is translated as MDLLQPLALPPYPFKLTEQSGQLYIFDDIRKKQLVLTPEEWVRQHFVQYLIQQKSYPKTLIKLEGGLKVHGMAKRSDIVVFNPAGEKVLMVECKAPGVVIDQKVFDQVARYNITHRIKLLAVTNGLQHYYCAINFDKKNYRFLEELPAYGLF
- a CDS encoding ATP-binding protein, which codes for MSNEAGFFNLSIKNIVFAGQSMLTQARIRLLYYGMFLVFVSVSAVLINVLFLRQSALVVIAASVLVIAAVLFKYLTWKADWKAVAHILLVIGTIINLSDAFLIFQKVDILTVQLVLLIIIFAFYMLGQNWGLLYSLANLLPVLLFMVYSYNNIYIIDMKPEVLEQSTIIICVIANFTLMVFIHNHFYNAFLKNIWQLKRTSEDQARLNLNLETAIEKAEKSSHAKSEFLSTMSHEIRTPLNAVIGMSNLLLMGNPRPDQLENLEILKFSANNLLAIVNDVLDFNKIESGKVVFENIRFNLMELMHNICGGQIIKANEKGLIFKLKIDDALRNRIVIGDPTRITQIIFNLVSNAIKFTRQGFVEVKVNCVEDRHNQVLIRFSVRDSGIGIERDNLKAIFEPFTQESITTTRKYGGTGLGLAIVKRLLELKGVQMEVNSKPGQGSEFAFNLDLPVATERLEEPATKVSNSDDSDSQINHLNILVAEDNMVNTMLMKKFFSKWQVKASFAENGERAIEMMQYGNFDIVLMDLQMPVLNGFDAAMEIRKLPDSQKASIPIIALTASALTDIREKVFSSGMNDYVSKPFKPEELKQKIITLVNRKAMFNQPSA